Proteins co-encoded in one Euleptes europaea isolate rEulEur1 chromosome 1, rEulEur1.hap1, whole genome shotgun sequence genomic window:
- the DNAJC22 gene encoding dnaJ homolog subfamily C member 22 — translation MAKRLLVAVALWALGGPAGFHHLYLGRDNHALLWMLTLGGFGVGWLWELWLLPGWVAQANSPSEVHKDEPPPLSPIRFLGQVLVGIYFGVVALIGLSTLPGFYLLALPLAVGLGIHLVSEVGDQSSDLQGTLTAAFLTAPIFHGRSVAILPISLTTSVVAQRHRRYKAIRGSSEKLSVRLYRLGLAYLAFSAPLAYCAFCNTAATANYVASAIGATLDWANVFPLLGGILESMLLLPYRAWKTLGFGSTYFQEWEKVFAFVQSFQSERQQMAYQILGLHSDATLDEINKSYRELVKHWHPDHNRHRVLEAERRFIEVQGAYELLTQMRKPKHV, via the exons ATGGCCAAGCGCCTTCTGGTGGCTGTCGCTCTCTGGGCTCTGGGGGGCCCAGCTGGGTTCCACCATCTCTACCTGGGCCGGGATAACCATGCCCTCTTGTGGATGCTGACTTTGGGGGGCTTTGGGGTTGGATGGCTGTGGGAGCTGTGGCTGCTGCCTGGCTGGGTGGCCCAGGCCAACAGTCCCTCGGAAGTTCACAAAGATGAACCCCCACCTTTGAGCCCCATCCGCTTCCTTGGTCAGGTCTTAGTGGGCATCTACTTTGGAGTGGTGGCCCTCATTGGTCTCTCAACCCTGCCTGGTTTCTACTTATTGGCTCTGCCCCTGGCTGTGGGCCTTGGCATTCACCTGGTGTCTGAAGTGGGTGACCAGTCCTCTGACCTGCAGGGCACTTTGACAGCTGCCTTCCTAACCGCACCCATCTTCCACGGACGTTCTGTGGCCATCCTGCCCATCAGCCTTACAACCAGTGTGGTGGCCCAGCGGCATCGGCGTTACAAAGCCATCAGGGGAAGCAGCGAGAAGCTTAGTGTCCGGCTGTACCGACTTGGTTTGGCCTACTTGGCTTTCTCGGCACCGTTGGCCTACTGTGCCTTCTGTAACACAGCTGCCACTGCCAACTATGTAGCCAGTGCTATTGGAGCCACTCTGGATTGGGCCAATGTATTTCCGTTGCTGGGTGGCATACTGGAATCAATGCTCCTCCTGCCCTACCGTGCCTGGAAGACGCTGGGCTTTGGCAGTACCTACTTCCAGGAGTGGGAGAAAGTGTTTGCGTTTGTACAGTCTTTCCAGAGCGAGAGGCAGCAGATGGCGTACCAG ATCTTAGGCCTCCACAGTGACGCCACACTTGACGAAATCAACAAAAGCTACAGGGAGCTGGTAAAGCACTGGCATCCAGATCATAATCGGCACCGGGTACTCGAGGCTGAGAGACGTTTTATTGAGGTGCAGGGGGCCTATGAGCTTCTCACACAGATGAGGAAACCAAAACATGTATGA